The following are from one region of the Halarcobacter sp. genome:
- a CDS encoding cyclophilin-like fold protein produces MKISVKSNGNTTIYELNNSTASKELYEQLPLDIKVENYSHDEKIFYPPNKLSTNNTPLASNAKTGTLAYYAPWGDVVMFYKDFGSASGLYELGKVISGSEYIKNMSGTVEIEKVE; encoded by the coding sequence ATGAAAATTTCTGTTAAATCAAATGGTAATACTACGATTTATGAATTAAATAATTCAACAGCTTCAAAAGAATTATATGAGCAGTTACCTTTAGATATAAAAGTTGAAAACTATAGTCATGATGAAAAGATATTTTATCCACCAAATAAATTATCAACAAATAATACTCCCCTTGCTAGCAATGCAAAAACGGGGACATTGGCATATTATGCACCTTGGGGTGATGTAGTGATGTTTTATAAAGATTTTGGAAGTGCTAGTGGTTTATATGAATTAGGTAAGGTTATTTCAGGTTCTGAATATATAAAAAATATGTCTGGAACTGTAGAGATTGAAAAAGTGGAATAA
- a CDS encoding MFS transporter — MQKTNTKIGFFASTISFLMVFAASATPIPLYDIYRQEDGLTYNDLALTAVVYFVGAITALLIFGRISNHLGRKPVAFLIFALTAIATIILFDVDSATPLIIGRFLLGLACGLASSAITSYIADSASFLPHWVPSAVISNSPMTGLTIGAIVSGSLVEFGPYPRVLCYIVVLIVLAICTILIAISKETVDKTPGIISSFKPKFSLPQADKRLFPIAAVTFVSTWAMGAFYQAFGPSVAVDQLGTHSTLMIGILFSSYLLPSAIGGPLTAKLTPANAQRIGMVMFTIGVIGIITSLKFSSITMFLACSALAGASQGAALTGSIRSLLADVDIKERAGILSLIYAVSYTGAAVPSFISGQLSHHMDLFHVSIFYGIIAIVACFITLIFAKNPKHAEAELEL, encoded by the coding sequence TTGCAAAAAACAAATACAAAGATTGGATTTTTTGCCTCTACAATCTCTTTTTTAATGGTCTTTGCAGCATCTGCTACACCAATACCACTTTATGATATTTATAGACAAGAAGATGGATTAACATATAATGATTTAGCCCTTACAGCGGTTGTTTATTTTGTTGGTGCAATTACTGCACTTTTAATTTTTGGAAGAATCTCAAATCACCTGGGAAGAAAGCCTGTAGCATTTTTGATTTTTGCATTAACTGCTATTGCAACTATAATTTTATTTGATGTTGATAGTGCTACTCCACTTATTATTGGAAGATTTTTATTAGGACTTGCATGTGGATTGGCTTCAAGTGCAATAACATCATATATAGCAGATAGTGCTTCTTTTTTACCCCATTGGGTACCTTCAGCAGTAATTAGTAATTCTCCTATGACTGGATTAACTATTGGAGCTATTGTATCTGGTTCTTTGGTTGAATTTGGACCATATCCTAGAGTATTGTGTTACATTGTTGTATTAATTGTATTAGCAATATGTACTATTTTAATAGCAATAAGTAAAGAAACAGTAGATAAAACACCAGGGATAATTAGTTCTTTTAAACCAAAATTTTCATTACCACAAGCAGATAAAAGATTGTTTCCAATAGCAGCAGTTACTTTTGTATCAACTTGGGCTATGGGGGCATTTTATCAAGCTTTTGGGCCTTCTGTTGCAGTTGACCAACTTGGAACTCATAGTACTCTTATGATAGGTATTTTGTTTTCATCTTATCTTCTTCCAAGTGCAATAGGTGGACCTTTAACAGCTAAATTAACACCAGCAAATGCTCAAAGAATAGGTATGGTTATGTTTACTATTGGTGTAATAGGAATTATTACATCATTAAAGTTTTCTAGTATAACAATGTTTTTAGCTTGCAGTGCACTAGCAGGTGCTTCACAAGGAGCAGCTTTAACAGGAAGTATTCGTTCACTACTTGCAGATGTTGATATAAAAGAAAGAGCGGGAATATTGTCATTAATATATGCAGTTTCTTATACAGGAGCAGCAGTACCTAGTTTTATTTCTGGACAGTTATCACATCATATGGACTTATTTCATGTATCAATTTTTTATGGAATAATAGCAATTGTTGCATGTTTTATTACACTTATATTTGCTAAAAATCCAAAGCATGCAGAGGCTGAGCTAGAGTTATAA
- a CDS encoding iron-containing alcohol dehydrogenase, with product MEFSFHNPTGIEFGKSKIKEIANLIPKDKKVLVVYGGGSVKNNGAYDQVAEALKGHEWLEFGGVEPNPTVETMNKAVELVKAEGVNYILAVGGGSVIDGSKYLAAASLYDGDGWDFLDGTAEVERALPLAVVLTLAATGSESNNLTVVSRKTTDEKRMYFSDHSYPQFAVLDPSFMGTLSDRQLGNGLVDAFVHISEQYLTKTNDLLVNDGYAETLYKGLVTLASRWEERRTLWWQENLMHICNQALNFQLANGVCQDWSTHIIGHELTAFYGLDHARSLAVILPHLIREMIDEKQDKLAQFGKNVFGIENNNEAIIEKIEEVFESVGVPTKLTAYEIDDKVVENIHSAFKSHGYTEIGENGTVTLDKVEKIINRSIAA from the coding sequence ATGGAATTTTCTTTTCACAATCCAACAGGTATAGAATTTGGAAAAAGTAAAATCAAAGAGATTGCAAACCTAATCCCTAAAGATAAAAAAGTATTAGTAGTTTATGGTGGTGGTTCAGTTAAAAATAACGGAGCTTATGACCAAGTTGCAGAAGCACTAAAAGGTCACGAATGGTTAGAGTTTGGTGGTGTTGAGCCAAATCCAACAGTTGAAACTATGAATAAAGCAGTAGAATTAGTAAAAGCTGAAGGTGTTAATTATATCCTTGCAGTTGGTGGTGGTTCTGTTATTGATGGTTCTAAATACCTTGCAGCAGCATCTTTATATGATGGTGATGGATGGGATTTCCTAGATGGTACAGCAGAAGTTGAAAGAGCACTTCCTTTAGCAGTTGTATTAACTTTAGCAGCAACTGGTTCTGAATCAAATAACTTAACAGTTGTATCAAGAAAAACTACAGATGAAAAAAGAATGTATTTCTCAGACCATTCTTACCCACAATTTGCAGTATTAGACCCATCATTTATGGGAACTTTATCTGACAGACAATTAGGAAATGGTTTAGTTGATGCATTTGTTCACATCTCTGAGCAATACTTAACAAAAACAAATGACCTTTTAGTAAATGATGGTTATGCTGAAACTTTATATAAAGGTTTAGTAACTCTTGCTTCTAGATGGGAAGAAAGAAGAACATTATGGTGGCAAGAAAACTTAATGCACATCTGTAATCAAGCACTTAACTTCCAATTAGCAAATGGTGTTTGCCAAGACTGGTCAACTCATATTATTGGACACGAATTAACTGCATTCTACGGATTAGATCACGCTAGATCTTTAGCAGTAATCTTACCTCACTTAATCAGAGAGATGATTGATGAGAAACAAGACAAATTAGCACAATTTGGTAAAAATGTATTTGGAATTGAAAACAATAACGAAGCAATTATCGAAAAAATCGAAGAGGTATTTGAATCTGTTGGTGTTCCAACTAAATTAACTGCTTATGAGATTGATGATAAAGTTGTTGAAAATATCCATAGCGCATTTAAATCTCACGGTTACACTGAAATCGGAGAAAATGGAACTGTTACTTTAGACAAAGTTGAAAAAATTATTAACAGATCTATTGCAGCGTAA
- a CDS encoding AraC family transcriptional regulator, with protein MKKSIIENREILLVEDGIHDTHLNDIKIFKTEVYEPKSPLIYDVCLILVLQGKKIANLASNRFTFDCDNYLVVPTTLPLECETYATKEEPFISLIISLDREMMVDIIEELSHRDFKIENNSNVGIFADKVTEQIEDTTAKLLDILESKEESMILGKGVLKELFYRIAIGKNAKMLHKMFLEENKESKIAKALKHIHDNYNKTLDMDSLARVCDMSVSSFHNHFKKITSHTPLQYIKKIRLTRAKDLLVKHDYKVVDVADELGYDNPSHFSRDFKSYFGYSPKEAKASC; from the coding sequence ATGAAAAAAAGCATTATAGAAAATAGAGAAATATTATTAGTTGAAGATGGTATTCATGATACCCATTTAAATGATATAAAAATTTTTAAAACAGAAGTTTATGAACCTAAAAGTCCTTTGATTTATGATGTTTGTTTAATACTTGTTCTTCAAGGTAAAAAGATTGCAAACCTTGCTAGTAATCGTTTTACCTTTGACTGTGACAATTATCTTGTTGTACCTACTACTCTACCTTTAGAGTGTGAAACCTATGCCACAAAAGAGGAACCTTTTATTAGTCTTATCATATCTTTAGATAGAGAAATGATGGTAGATATAATTGAAGAGTTAAGTCATAGGGATTTTAAAATTGAAAATAATAGCAATGTTGGTATTTTTGCTGATAAGGTAACTGAACAAATAGAAGATACAACTGCAAAATTATTAGATATCTTAGAATCAAAAGAGGAATCAATGATTTTAGGAAAAGGTGTTTTAAAAGAGTTGTTTTACAGAATTGCAATTGGAAAAAATGCAAAAATGCTCCATAAAATGTTTTTAGAAGAAAACAAAGAATCAAAAATAGCAAAAGCTTTAAAACATATCCATGATAACTATAATAAAACTTTAGATATGGATTCATTGGCTAGAGTTTGCGATATGAGTGTTTCATCTTTTCATAACCATTTTAAAAAAATAACTTCGCATACTCCTCTTCAATATATAAAAAAGATTAGATTAACAAGAGCAAAAGATTTATTGGTTAAACATGATTATAAAGTTGTGGATGTAGCAGATGAGTTAGGTTATGATAACCCTTCACATTTTAGTAGGGATTTTAAAAGTTATTTTGGGTATTCACCAAAAGAGGCAAAAGCCTCTTGTTAG
- a CDS encoding SDR family oxidoreductase, giving the protein MSKKNVLITGGARGIGAATAVLLGKSGYRVFINYVNSTQVAQELVKEISFDGGEAYAIQADVRDDAQIEAMFDEIQTKHGGVDILVSNANMNFTPKPFVDQTWDEFSQKLNDEMHAAYVCAKFATKSMIEKKFGRLVFISSTLSEDPLTSFIAHGSAKGSLDSFSKYLAYELGSYGITSNVVAPGLVLTDATAGAPEEFIEFLRSSTPTGRVANPEDIANAVSLFVKDESSHLTGTYLPVCGGAYL; this is encoded by the coding sequence ATGTCAAAAAAAAATGTACTTATTACAGGTGGTGCTAGAGGTATTGGTGCTGCAACAGCAGTTTTATTAGGAAAAAGTGGATACAGAGTTTTTATTAACTATGTAAATAGTACTCAAGTTGCGCAAGAGTTAGTAAAAGAGATAAGTTTTGATGGTGGAGAAGCTTATGCTATTCAAGCAGATGTAAGAGATGACGCACAAATTGAAGCTATGTTTGATGAGATTCAAACTAAACATGGTGGAGTGGATATTTTAGTATCAAATGCAAATATGAACTTTACTCCAAAACCTTTTGTTGATCAAACTTGGGATGAGTTTTCACAAAAATTAAATGATGAAATGCATGCAGCATATGTTTGTGCAAAATTTGCTACAAAATCAATGATAGAGAAAAAATTTGGAAGATTAGTATTTATCTCAAGTACTTTATCTGAAGACCCACTTACAAGTTTTATTGCACATGGTAGTGCAAAAGGTTCATTAGATTCATTTAGTAAATACTTAGCATATGAATTAGGTTCTTATGGTATTACATCAAATGTGGTAGCTCCAGGATTAGTATTAACAGATGCAACAGCAGGTGCACCTGAAGAGTTTATAGAATTTCTTAGATCTTCAACACCAACTGGAAGAGTAGCAAATCCAGAGGATATTGCAAATGCAGTTAGTTTATTTGTAAAAGATGAAAGTTCTCATCTTACAGGTACATATCTACCAGTTTGTGGTGGAGCTTATTTATAA
- a CDS encoding FAD-dependent oxidoreductase: MEKFDVLIIGGGVSGLSCAITLGSAESKMDIVENKKILVLDSGESHLNKAELYNVAGVKEGTKGKDLLVSMNQKANLYKIVETKKDTVTKVNNEDNEYLIETQSGEKYKAEIVVFATGMQTIEIEGIGSQIIKHIRAPRPGMIMIENDNGIIEDGKYVTGCAAGASSMFSSAAGYGAQTATDILSLWAGKYTVIHDVDTK, translated from the coding sequence ATGGAAAAGTTTGATGTTTTAATTATTGGTGGAGGAGTTTCAGGACTTTCGTGTGCTATAACTTTAGGTTCTGCAGAATCAAAAATGGATATAGTTGAAAATAAAAAGATTTTAGTTCTTGATTCAGGTGAATCACACTTAAATAAAGCAGAGTTATATAATGTAGCAGGTGTAAAAGAGGGAACTAAAGGTAAAGATTTATTAGTTTCAATGAATCAAAAAGCAAATCTTTATAAAATAGTAGAAACTAAAAAAGATACAGTTACTAAAGTAAATAATGAAGATAATGAATATTTGATTGAAACACAATCAGGTGAAAAATATAAAGCTGAAATTGTAGTTTTCGCTACTGGTATGCAAACTATAGAAATTGAAGGGATTGGCTCACAAATTATAAAACATATAAGAGCTCCAAGACCAGGTATGATTATGATTGAAAACGATAATGGAATTATCGAAGATGGAAAATATGTTACAGGATGTGCAGCAGGTGCAAGTTCAATGTTTAGTTCGGCAGCTGGTTATGGGGCACAAACGGCAACAGATATATTAAGTCTTTGGGCAGGAAAATATACAGTAATTCATGATGTAGATACAAAATAA
- a CDS encoding MarR family transcriptional regulator, whose amino-acid sequence MIFINIKKSMEAKLKPYNLTHLQFSILINLYKNNLSTQKELLKYSYGDETSITRLVDRLETKGYLKRVQCEKDKRKKKLLLTKSGISLTQEIISCAREVNNELIKNLDEKEAIQLLELLQKMQITINDK is encoded by the coding sequence GTGATTTTTATTAATATTAAAAAATCAATGGAAGCAAAGTTAAAACCATATAATTTAACCCATCTTCAATTTAGCATACTTATAAACCTTTATAAAAATAATCTATCTACCCAAAAAGAATTGCTAAAATATTCATATGGAGATGAAACAAGTATAACAAGGCTTGTAGATAGGCTAGAAACAAAAGGCTACTTAAAAAGAGTTCAGTGTGAAAAAGATAAAAGAAAGAAAAAATTACTTCTTACAAAAAGTGGTATATCTTTAACCCAAGAGATTATATCTTGTGCCAGAGAAGTAAACAATGAACTTATTAAAAACTTGGATGAAAAAGAAGCAATCCAGCTTTTAGAACTTCTTCAAAAAATGCAAATAACAATCAACGACAAATAA
- a CDS encoding LLM class flavin-dependent oxidoreductase — MTNKNVPLSVLDLVPIGEGFTISEAINNSTKLAQKVEEFGFNRYWVAEHHNFSSIASAATSVILSHIGAKTEKIRIGSGGIMLPNHPPLVIAEQFGTLESMYPNRIDLGLGRAPGTDGKTALAIRRDIHNDGSDFPNMLEELESYFYDEFSKTGVKAVPGFGLEIPIWLLGSSTFSARLAAIKGLPFAFASHFAPDSMMEAINVYKTNFRPSKQLKEPYIIICINAVCATTNEEAQYLATTEKQKFLYIQRGVDKLIPKPTNDMDSLWEDWEKRSITHKLRESIWGTPEIVKERLDALVKKTGANEIMINSWIHDPEKRIESYKLISDIW; from the coding sequence ATGACTAATAAAAATGTACCATTATCAGTTTTAGACTTAGTTCCTATTGGCGAAGGTTTTACTATTAGTGAAGCTATTAATAACAGTACAAAACTAGCCCAAAAAGTTGAAGAGTTTGGATTTAACCGTTATTGGGTTGCAGAACATCACAATTTTTCAAGTATTGCAAGTGCAGCTACTTCTGTTATATTAAGTCATATTGGAGCTAAAACAGAAAAAATAAGAATAGGTTCAGGTGGAATAATGTTACCTAATCATCCGCCACTTGTTATTGCAGAACAATTTGGAACCTTAGAAAGTATGTATCCAAACAGAATTGATTTAGGTTTGGGAAGAGCTCCTGGGACAGATGGAAAAACAGCTTTAGCTATTAGAAGAGATATTCACAATGATGGTTCTGATTTTCCAAATATGTTAGAAGAGTTAGAAAGTTACTTTTATGATGAGTTTAGTAAAACGGGTGTAAAAGCAGTACCAGGATTTGGTCTAGAAATACCTATTTGGTTACTTGGTTCAAGTACTTTTAGTGCAAGATTAGCAGCAATAAAAGGTTTACCTTTTGCCTTTGCTTCGCACTTTGCACCTGATTCAATGATGGAAGCAATAAATGTTTATAAAACAAATTTTAGACCATCAAAACAATTAAAAGAACCATATATTATCATTTGTATAAATGCTGTTTGTGCAACAACAAATGAAGAGGCTCAATACTTAGCTACAACAGAAAAACAAAAATTTCTTTATATTCAAAGAGGAGTAGATAAGCTTATCCCTAAACCAACTAATGATATGGATAGTTTATGGGAAGATTGGGAAAAAAGATCAATTACGCATAAGTTAAGAGAATCAATCTGGGGTACACCTGAAATTGTTAAGGAAAGATTAGATGCATTAGTTAAAAAAACAGGTGCGAATGAGATTATGATTAACTCATGGATTCATGACCCTGAAAAAAGAATTGAATCATATAAACTTATTTCAGATATCTGGTAA
- a CDS encoding DUF3737 family protein, producing MNMKNLDINKNFEFIQNNTFEGERPLFKSSYIDLYKCKFTQGESAVKESNYIKSHSCDFSSKYLFWHCDNLLIEESYFAEGGRASIWYSSNISLEDSKIDSPKIFRDAKDISIINCELNTNETLWDCENVKITNTNFIGDYILFHSKNIEVENFKLDGNYSFQHTKNATFRNIEIKSKDAFWNSEDVTVYDSVINGEYLGWYSKNLKFVNCKIAGTQPLCYAENLVLENCEMIDTDLAFEYSTLDAQITTSIDSVKNPISGNITALEIKELILDDEKTDLDNLKIITKK from the coding sequence ATGAATATGAAGAATTTAGATATTAATAAAAATTTTGAATTCATACAAAACAATACATTTGAAGGAGAGAGACCTTTATTTAAATCATCATATATAGATTTGTATAAATGTAAATTTACCCAAGGAGAATCTGCTGTAAAAGAGAGTAATTATATTAAATCACACAGTTGTGATTTTTCAAGTAAGTATCTTTTTTGGCATTGTGATAATCTATTAATTGAAGAGAGTTATTTTGCAGAAGGTGGAAGAGCGAGTATTTGGTACTCTTCTAATATCTCTTTAGAAGATTCAAAAATTGATTCTCCAAAAATATTTAGAGATGCAAAAGATATCTCTATAATTAATTGCGAACTAAATACAAATGAAACACTTTGGGATTGCGAGAATGTAAAGATTACAAATACAAACTTTATTGGTGATTATATACTTTTTCATAGTAAAAATATAGAAGTTGAAAACTTTAAACTTGATGGTAATTACTCTTTCCAACATACAAAAAATGCAACATTTAGAAATATAGAAATCAAATCAAAAGATGCTTTTTGGAATAGTGAAGATGTTACAGTTTATGATTCAGTGATAAATGGAGAATATCTAGGTTGGTACTCAAAAAATCTAAAATTTGTTAACTGTAAGATTGCTGGAACACAACCTTTATGTTATGCCGAAAATTTAGTTTTAGAAAACTGTGAGATGATTGATACAGATTTAGCTTTTGAATATTCAACCCTAGATGCACAAATAACTACATCAATTGACAGTGTAAAAAACCCTATTAGTGGAAATATAACTGCATTAGAAATAAAAGAACTAATTTTAGATGATGAAAAGACTGATTTAGATAATTTAAAAATAATTACAAAAAAATAA
- a CDS encoding MalY/PatB family protein, producing MRYNFDKVIDRNNTNSSKWDTTEEGVLPMWVADMDFKAPTEIIDSILIRGIHGVFGYTMIPEKFYDAEIFWWEKRHNFSIKKEWILPTVGVIPSLSATVQAFCQEGDKVLIQSPVYNYFNTSIINNKCEVVTNDLIYKNNKYTIDFIDFEEKLKDEKLKLFILCNPHNPVGRVWTKDELTKMAELCIKHNVIILSDEIHRDLVYSDSKYTPIASISEEILQNSITCTAPSKTFNLAGLKTSNIIVANEEFRKKIDRSLNINESIEPNVFGIEALISAYTYGDEWLDQLLIYLEKNRDLAIDYIKKYIPELVVIKPEATYLLWIDCSKLNIQSEQLVKKIKELGKLRIASGITYGKSGENFIRINIACPLKTLEDGLNRLQNSINQIKKEEKYLF from the coding sequence ATGAGATATAACTTTGACAAAGTCATAGATAGAAACAATACAAATAGCTCAAAGTGGGATACAACAGAAGAAGGTGTATTACCTATGTGGGTTGCAGACATGGATTTCAAAGCTCCTACAGAAATCATAGATAGTATACTAATCAGAGGGATTCATGGAGTTTTTGGATATACAATGATTCCTGAAAAATTTTATGATGCTGAGATTTTCTGGTGGGAAAAGAGGCACAACTTTTCAATAAAAAAAGAATGGATACTACCAACTGTAGGAGTTATTCCCTCTTTAAGTGCTACAGTTCAAGCTTTTTGTCAAGAAGGGGATAAAGTACTAATCCAATCTCCAGTTTATAACTACTTTAATACCTCAATTATTAATAATAAATGTGAAGTTGTTACAAATGATTTAATATACAAAAACAATAAATATACTATCGATTTTATAGACTTTGAAGAAAAACTAAAAGACGAAAAACTTAAACTATTTATTCTTTGCAATCCACACAACCCTGTAGGAAGAGTTTGGACAAAAGATGAGTTAACAAAAATGGCTGAATTGTGTATAAAACACAATGTAATAATCTTAAGTGATGAGATTCACAGAGATTTAGTATATAGTGATTCAAAATATACTCCAATTGCATCAATTAGTGAAGAGATTTTACAAAACTCAATAACTTGTACAGCTCCAAGTAAAACATTTAATCTTGCAGGTTTAAAAACTTCTAATATAATAGTTGCAAATGAGGAGTTTAGAAAAAAAATAGATAGGTCATTAAATATAAATGAATCAATTGAACCAAATGTATTTGGAATAGAAGCTCTGATTAGTGCTTATACCTATGGAGATGAATGGCTAGACCAATTACTAATTTATCTTGAAAAAAATAGAGATTTAGCAATTGATTATATAAAAAAATATATTCCAGAACTTGTAGTAATAAAACCTGAAGCTACATATCTTTTATGGATTGACTGTTCAAAACTAAATATTCAATCTGAACAATTAGTTAAGAAGATAAAAGAATTAGGAAAACTTAGAATCGCATCTGGAATAACTTATGGGAAAAGTGGTGAAAACTTTATAAGAATAAATATCGCTTGTCCATTAAAAACCTTAGAAGATGGATTAAATAGACTTCAAAACTCAATAAATCAAATAAAAAAAGAAGAAAAATATCTTTTTTAA
- a CDS encoding AraC family transcriptional regulator, whose amino-acid sequence MKEFINENRLKLLDIIEKKYSLDIDGGLQTEIPALDFYFSHKETEFNTTAYEPSLCIILQGSKAIDFGKDPLGYNIEKYLLSAANLFAKVKILDATKEEPYVSLRIKFRLEDIYEVIKNLDNKKFQLSKKTEKGLFFDELNERLYDPVVRLVKLLEQPKEEIEFLSPMIIKEILFILIKDESGYFLNKFAMEGTISNKIVKVVSQIKDNFNEKLNVKELARLIDMSESSLYENFKTITSMSPIQFQKKIRLEEAKLMLLNQNIEASEVAFAVGYESPSQFSREYSRMYGMSPKAHAEYLRNQESI is encoded by the coding sequence TTGAAAGAATTTATTAATGAAAACAGATTAAAACTACTTGACATAATAGAAAAGAAATATTCTTTAGATATTGATGGAGGATTACAAACAGAAATACCTGCATTAGACTTTTATTTTTCCCATAAAGAAACAGAGTTTAATACTACTGCTTATGAACCATCTTTGTGTATTATATTGCAAGGAAGTAAAGCCATAGATTTTGGAAAAGATCCTTTAGGTTATAATATTGAAAAATACCTTCTTTCAGCTGCAAATCTTTTTGCAAAAGTAAAAATTCTTGATGCAACAAAAGAGGAACCATATGTATCTTTAAGAATAAAATTTAGACTTGAAGATATTTACGAAGTGATAAAAAATCTGGACAATAAAAAATTTCAACTTTCTAAAAAAACAGAAAAAGGTTTGTTTTTTGATGAGCTAAATGAAAGATTATATGACCCTGTCGTAAGACTTGTAAAACTTTTAGAACAACCAAAAGAAGAGATAGAGTTTTTATCTCCAATGATTATAAAAGAGATACTATTTATTTTGATAAAAGATGAGAGTGGATATTTCTTAAATAAGTTCGCAATGGAAGGTACAATCTCAAATAAAATAGTAAAAGTTGTATCTCAAATTAAAGATAATTTCAACGAAAAATTAAATGTAAAAGAGTTAGCAAGATTGATTGATATGAGCGAGTCTTCTTTATATGAAAACTTCAAAACTATTACATCTATGTCTCCCATACAATTTCAAAAAAAGATTAGATTAGAAGAAGCAAAACTTATGCTTTTAAATCAAAATATTGAAGCTTCAGAGGTCGCTTTTGCAGTTGGATATGAAAGCCCTTCTCAGTTTAGTAGAGAATATTCTAGAATGTATGGAATGTCACCTAAAGCCCATGCAGAATATTTGAGAAACCAAGAAAGTATTTAA
- a CDS encoding cupin domain-containing protein, translating into MKKLGLISLTVAILTIQSNAADIKQEQTITKLEDRKSIVVNKTEFKKYFTGGEVRIDPVYPKGNAKTHSGAYVTFEPGARSNWHTHPAGQHIIVTKGVGYTQTWDGKKEIVKEGDVVWCPIGVKHWHGASKDIAMTHLVITGAVEETGKNVTWREPVTDEQYYGK; encoded by the coding sequence ATGAAAAAATTAGGATTAATAAGTTTGACTGTTGCTATTCTTACAATTCAGTCTAATGCAGCAGATATAAAACAAGAACAAACTATCACAAAATTAGAAGATAGAAAATCTATTGTTGTAAATAAAACTGAATTTAAAAAATACTTTACTGGTGGTGAAGTAAGAATTGACCCTGTTTATCCAAAAGGTAATGCAAAAACTCACTCAGGAGCTTATGTTACATTTGAACCAGGTGCAAGATCAAACTGGCATACACATCCAGCAGGTCAACATATCATTGTGACTAAAGGTGTTGGTTATACTCAAACATGGGATGGAAAAAAAGAGATTGTAAAAGAAGGTGATGTAGTTTGGTGCCCAATTGGTGTAAAACATTGGCATGGTGCTTCAAAAGATATTGCAATGACTCACTTAGTAATTACTGGTGCAGTTGAAGAAACAGGTAAAAATGTTACTTGGAGGGAACCTGTTACAGATGAACAATATTATGGAAAATAG
- a CDS encoding carboxymuconolactone decarboxylase family protein encodes MLKKILSITAFFSLLFTSSLLAKEEIKMLDKKQQNMITISAFTANGNLDKLKIAFNEGLDSKLTINEIKEAIAHLYAYTGFPRSLNSLNLFMKVVEERKAAGKEDILGKEASPKPENYDSIEYGKKIRAKLAGLKEDYTGAPYQVFAPVVDEYLLGHLFGDIFVRDVLTHEQRELVTISALAAMTGTQGQLNFHLKAAMNTGITKDQLNDFIKVIDTKVDSTQAKLSKETLEKVLDSK; translated from the coding sequence ATGTTAAAAAAAATACTTTCTATAACTGCATTTTTTAGTTTATTATTTACAAGCTCTTTATTAGCTAAGGAGGAAATAAAAATGTTAGATAAAAAACAACAAAATATGATTACTATCTCTGCATTTACTGCAAATGGAAATTTAGATAAATTAAAAATAGCCTTTAATGAAGGTTTAGATTCAAAACTTACAATAAATGAAATAAAAGAGGCAATTGCTCATCTGTATGCATATACAGGATTTCCAAGAAGTTTAAACTCTTTAAATCTTTTTATGAAAGTAGTTGAGGAAAGAAAAGCTGCTGGAAAAGAAGATATATTAGGAAAAGAAGCAAGCCCTAAACCAGAAAACTATGATTCAATAGAATATGGTAAAAAAATTAGAGCTAAATTAGCTGGATTAAAAGAGGATTACACAGGTGCACCTTATCAAGTTTTTGCTCCAGTTGTAGATGAATACCTTCTTGGGCATCTATTTGGTGATATTTTTGTTAGGGATGTACTAACACATGAACAAAGAGAATTAGTAACAATCTCAGCATTGGCAGCTATGACTGGTACACAAGGACAATTAAACTTCCACTTAAAAGCAGCAATGAATACAGGAATCACTAAAGATCAATTAAATGACTTCATAAAAGTAATTGATACGAAAGTAGATAGTACTCAAGCAAAACTATCAAAAGAGACTTTAGAAAAAGTTTTAGACAGTAAATAA